A single region of the Duganella sp. BuS-21 genome encodes:
- a CDS encoding NAD-dependent protein deacetylase gives MNQDIEQLKIFLQRNKRVLVLTGAGLSTASGIPDYRDKDGVRRGRNPIQGPDFRQSEAVRRRYWARSMAGYPTLAGAAPNAGHRALAELEAGGRIHAVITQNVDGLHQRAGSRRLIELHGNIHGVLCLDCRKVHPRTAIQQWLLDANPAFAPTGPAGEVVPEARPDGDAELELDEFQDFRLPHCGACGGVLQPDVIFFGDNIPPQRTADALALADEADAVLVVGSSLMVFSGYRFAKLAAQTNKPIAAINLGKTRADDLIGLKVEAAAVDVLPLLL, from the coding sequence ATGAACCAAGACATCGAACAGCTAAAAATTTTTCTGCAGCGCAACAAACGGGTGTTGGTGCTGACCGGCGCCGGCCTCAGCACTGCTTCCGGCATCCCCGATTACCGCGACAAGGACGGCGTGCGGCGCGGCCGCAATCCCATCCAGGGCCCGGATTTTCGCCAGTCCGAGGCGGTGCGTCGGCGCTACTGGGCGCGCAGCATGGCCGGCTATCCGACCCTGGCCGGCGCCGCGCCCAACGCCGGGCACCGCGCGCTGGCCGAGCTGGAGGCGGGCGGCCGCATCCATGCCGTCATCACGCAGAATGTCGACGGCCTGCACCAGCGCGCGGGCAGCCGCAGGCTGATCGAGCTGCATGGGAATATTCACGGCGTGCTGTGCCTGGATTGCCGCAAGGTGCATCCGCGTACCGCGATCCAGCAATGGCTGCTGGACGCCAATCCTGCCTTCGCGCCCACCGGTCCGGCCGGCGAGGTCGTGCCCGAGGCGCGTCCCGACGGCGACGCCGAACTGGAACTCGACGAGTTCCAGGATTTCCGCCTGCCGCACTGCGGCGCCTGCGGCGGCGTGTTGCAGCCCGATGTGATTTTCTTTGGGGATAATATTCCGCCGCAACGCACGGCCGATGCGCTGGCGCTGGCGGACGAGGCCGACGCCGTCTTGGTGGTCGGCTCCTCGCTGATGGTGTTTTCCGGCTATCGTTTCGCCAAGCTGGCCGCGCAAACAAACAAGCCGATCGCGGCCATCAACCTGGGCAAGACCCGGGCGGACGACCTGATCGGCCTGAAAGTGGAGGCAGCCGCAGTCGACGTGCTGCCCTTGCTGCTTTAA
- a CDS encoding EAL domain-containing response regulator, with product MDIAQLHFLVAEGDQVQRHALADILVHVGVGRITQAPDGHTALRHFSAGITPPVDIAIIDLALPGMDALELIRRLGEARCKAGIIVVGAQSNAVLFSVETMADAYGVNVLGAIGKPVIGSRLMALVSNYLQPGAAQGAQGPALCMSFAEVGQGLQEREFDPYFQPKIELETGQVKGLEMFARWRHPLHGVLGPASFMQALEDNRRVDFLDWAMIEKSVAACRKLHDQGVPISVSINVDQTTLAHPQFMEQIGTCLERHRIMADYITFEMTESAVLTTDPHFLERLLRLRMKGFGLAIDDYGTGRSNLQLLARIPFSELKIDRSFVDGASKRAAIGTVLRSCLGLARSLDRRSVAVGVETKQDWDFLQSLGCTYAQGYYIAKPMPVEDFPGWLADWQHFF from the coding sequence ATGGATATCGCGCAGTTGCATTTTCTGGTAGCCGAAGGGGATCAGGTTCAACGCCATGCGCTGGCCGATATCCTGGTGCACGTAGGCGTCGGGCGCATCACGCAGGCGCCCGACGGCCACACCGCGCTGCGCCACTTCAGCGCCGGCATCACGCCGCCGGTGGACATCGCCATCATCGACCTGGCGTTGCCTGGCATGGATGCGCTGGAGCTGATCCGCCGCCTGGGCGAAGCGCGCTGCAAGGCCGGCATCATCGTGGTCGGCGCGCAAAGCAACGCGGTGTTGTTCTCGGTGGAGACCATGGCCGATGCCTACGGCGTCAACGTGCTGGGCGCGATCGGCAAGCCGGTGATCGGCAGCCGGTTAATGGCGTTGGTATCCAACTATCTGCAACCTGGCGCGGCGCAAGGCGCACAGGGACCGGCGCTGTGCATGTCCTTCGCCGAAGTCGGGCAAGGCTTGCAGGAGCGCGAATTCGATCCTTACTTCCAACCGAAGATCGAACTCGAAACGGGGCAGGTCAAAGGCCTGGAGATGTTTGCGCGCTGGCGGCATCCGCTGCACGGGGTGCTGGGGCCGGCCTCGTTCATGCAGGCGCTGGAAGACAACCGGCGCGTCGACTTCCTCGACTGGGCCATGATCGAAAAATCGGTGGCTGCGTGCCGCAAGCTGCACGACCAGGGCGTGCCGATCTCTGTATCGATCAACGTCGACCAGACCACGCTGGCGCACCCGCAATTCATGGAGCAGATCGGCACCTGCCTTGAGCGGCATCGCATCATGGCCGACTACATCACCTTTGAAATGACGGAATCGGCGGTGCTCACCACCGATCCGCACTTCCTCGAACGGCTGCTGCGGCTGCGGATGAAAGGCTTCGGCCTGGCGATCGACGACTACGGGACAGGGCGCAGCAACCTGCAACTGCTGGCGCGCATTCCGTTCTCGGAACTGAAGATAGACCGCAGCTTTGTGGATGGCGCGTCCAAGCGGGCGGCGATCGGCACGGTGCTGCGCTCCTGCCTAGGCCTGGCCCGCAGCCTGGATCGCCGTTCGGTGGCGGTGGGCGTGGAGACCAAGCAGGATTGGGATTTCCTGCAAAGCCTGGGCTGCACCTACGCCCAGGGCTACTACATCGCCAAGCCGATGCCGGTGGAAGATTTTCCTGGCTGGCTGGCCGACTGGCAGCACTTTTTCTAA
- a CDS encoding DUF4259 domain-containing protein translates to MGTWSVDAFGNDYAQDWAEDLHETSNLDAVADTLNTVLDSGAELEAPFAAEALAAIEVLARLQGKGGPKTEDSAAIDEWVEARKAKAKPRADLAEKALRAIERILAPDSELRQLWEESEHYADWRASVEDLRTRL, encoded by the coding sequence ATGGGAACCTGGTCGGTGGACGCCTTCGGCAACGACTACGCGCAGGACTGGGCGGAAGATTTGCACGAAACCAGCAATCTGGACGCGGTGGCGGATACGCTCAACACGGTGCTGGACAGCGGCGCGGAACTGGAAGCGCCGTTCGCGGCCGAAGCGCTGGCGGCGATCGAAGTGCTGGCGCGGCTGCAGGGCAAGGGCGGTCCGAAAACGGAAGACAGCGCGGCGATCGACGAATGGGTGGAAGCGCGCAAAGCCAAGGCCAAGCCGCGTGCGGACCTGGCCGAGAAAGCGCTACGCGCTATCGAGCGCATCCTCGCGCCCGACAGCGAACTACGGCAACTGTGGGAAGAAAGCGAGCACTACGCCGACTGGCGCGCATCCGTAGAAGACCTGCGTACCCGCCTTTGA
- a CDS encoding type II toxin-antitoxin system RatA family toxin gives MAVVHKSVLLGYSAQQMFDLVAAIENYPKFLPWCGGVEIKERNGDTVVASVGINYHGVKQSFTTANQNLPSSAIKMKLVDGPFKCLDGTWTFKALREDACKIDLDLHYEFSSALLDKLVGPVFGIIANSMVDSFCKRAETVYGG, from the coding sequence ATGGCAGTAGTGCACAAATCAGTTTTACTCGGTTACAGCGCCCAACAGATGTTCGACCTGGTGGCGGCCATCGAGAATTACCCTAAATTCCTGCCATGGTGCGGCGGTGTCGAGATCAAAGAGCGCAACGGCGATACGGTGGTGGCCAGCGTCGGCATCAACTACCACGGCGTCAAGCAGAGCTTCACCACCGCCAATCAGAACCTGCCGTCGTCGGCGATCAAGATGAAGCTGGTGGACGGTCCTTTCAAGTGCCTGGACGGCACCTGGACCTTCAAGGCGCTGCGCGAAGATGCCTGCAAGATCGACCTGGATCTGCACTACGAGTTCTCCAGCGCGCTGCTGGACAAGCTGGTGGGACCGGTATTCGGCATCATCGCCAACAGCATGGTGGATTCCTTCTGCAAACGGGCGGAAACGGTGTATGGCGGCTGA
- a CDS encoding RNA methyltransferase has translation MKTITSRDNAQYKDLVKLAGSSSARRKAGRTLLDGVHLCQSYLQLRGLPEQCVVSEGSLQNAEVMGIVGQLEAQRAHVLALPDALYNAVSQVEHGVGVMFLVATPERAVTAPLSVSAVLLDGVQDPGNVGSILRSAAAAGITQVYCSAGTAFCWSPKVLRAAMGAHFVLDIFENVDLAALITGAKVQTLATSGYATQRLYDVDLRVPTAWLFGHEGQGVADDLLSAATHQVVIPHLGQVESLNVAACAAVCFFEQVRQNQA, from the coding sequence GTGAAGACGATTACCTCGCGCGACAACGCGCAATACAAAGACCTGGTCAAGCTGGCCGGCAGTTCGTCGGCGCGCCGCAAGGCCGGCCGCACACTGCTCGACGGCGTGCACCTGTGCCAGTCGTATCTGCAGCTGCGCGGTCTGCCGGAGCAATGTGTGGTCAGCGAAGGCTCGCTGCAGAACGCCGAAGTGATGGGCATCGTCGGCCAGCTGGAAGCGCAGCGCGCCCACGTGCTGGCTTTGCCGGATGCGCTGTACAACGCCGTCAGCCAGGTGGAACATGGCGTCGGCGTCATGTTCCTGGTCGCCACGCCGGAGCGTGCGGTGACGGCGCCGCTAAGCGTTTCGGCGGTGCTGCTGGACGGCGTGCAGGATCCCGGCAATGTCGGCTCCATCCTGCGCAGCGCGGCTGCGGCCGGCATCACCCAGGTGTACTGCAGCGCCGGCACGGCGTTCTGCTGGTCGCCGAAGGTGCTGCGGGCGGCGATGGGTGCGCACTTCGTACTCGATATTTTTGAAAACGTCGACCTGGCGGCGCTGATTACCGGCGCCAAGGTGCAGACCCTGGCCACCAGCGGCTACGCCACGCAGCGCCTGTACGACGTCGATTTGCGCGTGCCGACGGCATGGCTGTTCGGCCACGAAGGGCAGGGCGTGGCGGACGACCTGCTGTCGGCGGCCACGCACCAGGTGGTGATACCGCACCTGGGGCAGGTGGAGTCGCTCAACGTGGCCGCCTGCGCGGCGGTTTGCTTTTTCGAGCAAGTAAGGCAGAATCAGGCGTAA
- the ppsA gene encoding phosphoenolpyruvate synthase, translating into MSNAALKEQNNEAVYLASFEHLRMTDVESVGGKNASLGEMISQLAEAGVRVPGGFATTAQAFRDFLSHSVGGGKSLADRIADRLSDLNIDDVRSLAQAGAEIRQWIIDTPFQPRLEAEIKTYYDQLVADSSTEMSFAVRSSATAEDLPDASFAGQQETFLNVVGIENVLDAMKHVFASLYNDRAISYRVHKGFTHAEVALSAGVQRMVRSDLGAAGVMFTIDTESGFKDVVFVTSSYGLGETVVQGAVNPDEFYVHKPMLEKGKSPVIRRNIGSKLLKMEFTNEAKAGRSVKTVDVPVELRNRYSLNDEEVVELAKYAVIIENHYQRPMDIEWGKDGRDGKLYILQARPETVKSQQKATDVQQRFKLKSSGTVLASGRAIGQKIGAGPVRVIHDPADMERVQPGDVLVADMTDPNWEPVMKRASAIVTNRGGRTCHAAIIARELGVPAVVGCGDATEVLKDGTFVTVSCAEGDEGKIYDGLLETEISEVARGELPKLPTKIMLNVGNPQLAFDFQSVPNAGVGLARLEFIINNNIGVHPRAILEYPNIDADLKKAVESVARGHASPKAFYVDKLAEGIATIAAAFWPKPVIVRLSDFKSNEYKKLIGGSRYEPDEENPMLGFRGAARYLAADFAGAFEMECAAMKRVRNDMGLTNVEIMVPFVRTLGQAEKVVDLLGKNGLVRGENGLRLIMMCEVPSNAILADRFLEHFDGFSIGSNDLTQLTLGLDRDSGMALLAADFDERDDAVKALLSQAIQACRKQGKYIGICGQGPSDHPDFAVWLMEQGIESMSLNPDSVIDTWQKLASLQQK; encoded by the coding sequence ATGTCCAACGCAGCATTGAAGGAGCAAAACAACGAAGCGGTTTACCTTGCCTCGTTTGAACACTTGCGAATGACGGATGTCGAATCCGTCGGCGGCAAGAACGCCTCGCTCGGCGAGATGATCAGCCAGCTGGCGGAAGCCGGCGTGCGCGTGCCGGGTGGTTTCGCTACCACCGCGCAGGCTTTCCGCGACTTCCTGTCGCACAGCGTCGGCGGCGGCAAGTCGCTGGCCGACCGCATCGCCGACCGCCTGTCCGATCTGAACATCGACGACGTGCGCTCGTTGGCGCAAGCCGGCGCCGAGATCCGTCAGTGGATCATCGACACGCCATTCCAGCCACGCCTGGAAGCGGAAATCAAAACCTATTACGATCAACTGGTGGCTGATTCCAGCACCGAGATGTCGTTTGCCGTGCGCTCCTCGGCCACCGCCGAAGATTTGCCGGACGCCTCGTTCGCCGGTCAGCAGGAGACCTTCCTCAACGTGGTCGGCATCGAAAACGTGCTCGACGCCATGAAGCACGTCTTCGCTTCCTTGTACAACGACCGCGCCATTTCCTACCGTGTGCACAAAGGCTTCACCCACGCCGAAGTGGCCTTGTCGGCCGGCGTGCAGCGCATGGTGCGTTCCGACCTGGGCGCGGCTGGCGTGATGTTCACCATCGATACCGAGTCCGGCTTCAAGGACGTGGTGTTCGTCACCTCCAGCTATGGCCTGGGCGAGACGGTGGTGCAGGGCGCGGTCAACCCGGACGAATTCTACGTCCACAAACCGATGCTGGAAAAAGGCAAATCGCCTGTCATCCGCCGCAACATCGGCTCCAAGCTGCTGAAGATGGAGTTCACCAACGAAGCCAAGGCTGGCCGCTCGGTGAAGACCGTCGACGTCCCGGTCGAGCTGCGCAACCGCTATTCGCTGAACGACGAGGAAGTGGTGGAGCTGGCCAAGTACGCCGTCATCATCGAGAACCACTACCAGCGTCCGATGGACATTGAGTGGGGCAAGGATGGCCGCGACGGCAAACTGTACATCCTGCAGGCGCGTCCTGAAACCGTGAAGTCGCAGCAGAAGGCGACCGACGTGCAGCAGCGCTTCAAGCTGAAGTCGAGCGGCACGGTGCTGGCCTCCGGCCGCGCCATCGGCCAGAAGATCGGCGCCGGTCCGGTGCGCGTGATTCACGACCCGGCCGACATGGAGCGCGTGCAGCCAGGCGACGTGCTGGTGGCCGACATGACCGATCCTAACTGGGAGCCGGTGATGAAGCGCGCCTCCGCCATCGTCACCAACCGTGGCGGCCGCACCTGCCACGCGGCGATCATCGCGCGTGAACTGGGCGTGCCTGCGGTCGTCGGTTGCGGCGACGCCACCGAGGTGCTGAAAGACGGCACCTTCGTCACCGTCTCGTGCGCCGAGGGCGACGAAGGCAAGATCTACGACGGTCTGCTGGAAACCGAAATCTCGGAAGTGGCGCGCGGCGAACTGCCGAAACTGCCGACCAAGATCATGCTCAACGTCGGCAATCCGCAGCTGGCCTTCGACTTCCAGTCGGTGCCGAATGCGGGCGTCGGCCTGGCGCGCCTGGAGTTCATCATCAATAACAATATTGGTGTGCACCCGCGAGCGATCCTGGAATATCCGAACATCGACGCCGATCTGAAGAAAGCGGTGGAATCGGTCGCACGCGGTCACGCTTCGCCGAAAGCGTTTTACGTCGACAAGCTGGCCGAAGGCATTGCCACCATCGCCGCCGCGTTCTGGCCGAAACCGGTGATCGTGCGCCTGTCGGACTTCAAGTCCAACGAGTACAAGAAACTGATCGGCGGTTCGCGCTACGAGCCGGACGAAGAAAATCCGATGCTGGGCTTCCGTGGCGCCGCGCGCTACCTGGCCGCCGACTTTGCCGGCGCCTTCGAAATGGAATGCGCGGCCATGAAACGCGTGCGTAACGACATGGGCCTGACCAATGTCGAGATCATGGTGCCGTTCGTGCGTACCCTGGGCCAGGCTGAAAAAGTCGTCGACCTGCTGGGCAAGAACGGCCTGGTGCGCGGCGAGAACGGCCTGCGCCTGATCATGATGTGCGAAGTGCCATCGAACGCGATCCTGGCCGATCGCTTCCTCGAGCATTTCGATGGCTTCTCCATCGGCTCCAACGACCTGACCCAGCTGACGCTGGGACTGGACCGCGATTCCGGCATGGCGCTGCTGGCGGCCGACTTCGACGAGCGCGACGATGCGGTGAAAGCGCTGCTGTCGCAGGCCATCCAGGCTTGCCGCAAGCAGGGCAAATACATCGGCATCTGCGGCCAAGGTCCTTCCGACCACCCGGACTTCGCGGTGTGGCTGATGGAGCAGGGCATTGAATCGATGTCGCTGAATCCGGACTCGGTGATCGACACTTGGCAGAAGCTGGCCAGTCTGCAGCAGAAATAA
- the smpB gene encoding SsrA-binding protein SmpB translates to MTIADNKKAFFDYFIEDRFEAGIVLEGWEVKAIRDNKVQIKEAYVTIKGDELYLFGAHISALPTASTHISPEAVRTRKLLLHREQIDKLIGKVVRAGYTLVPLNLHFKGGRVKCEIGLAKGKKMHDKRATEKDRDGKREVAAAMKTHSR, encoded by the coding sequence ATGACCATAGCCGATAACAAAAAAGCCTTTTTTGACTACTTTATCGAAGACCGCTTCGAAGCCGGGATCGTGCTAGAAGGCTGGGAAGTCAAGGCCATCCGCGACAACAAGGTGCAGATCAAGGAAGCCTACGTCACCATCAAGGGCGACGAGCTGTACCTGTTCGGCGCCCACATCAGCGCCCTGCCGACCGCCTCCACCCACATCAGCCCGGAAGCCGTGCGCACCCGCAAGCTGCTGCTGCACCGCGAACAGATCGACAAGCTGATCGGCAAAGTGGTGCGCGCCGGCTACACCCTGGTGCCGCTCAACCTGCACTTCAAGGGCGGCCGCGTGAAATGTGAAATCGGCCTGGCCAAGGGCAAGAAAATGCACGATAAACGTGCCACAGAGAAAGATCGTGACGGCAAGCGCGAAGTCGCGGCAGCGATGAAGACCCACAGCCGTTAA
- the rnhB gene encoding ribonuclease HII, whose amino-acid sequence MKNQNLGLFDDLPASPDEIICGVDEAGRGPLAGPVFAAAVILDVSRPIEGLRDSKKLTEAKRDMLAPLIKQHALAWAIAEASEEEIDKLNILQASMLAMRRAVEALSTVPTLALIDGNRCPVMKIQSIAIIGGDDKVDAISAASILAKTARDAALVLLHERYPHYCFDQHKGYGTALHLARLREHGPSPVHRRSFAPVRALLEVNL is encoded by the coding sequence GTGAAGAATCAAAACCTGGGACTGTTCGACGACTTGCCGGCATCGCCCGATGAAATCATCTGCGGCGTGGACGAGGCGGGACGCGGGCCGCTGGCCGGCCCGGTGTTCGCGGCCGCCGTCATCCTCGACGTCTCGCGTCCCATCGAAGGCCTGCGCGACTCGAAGAAACTCACCGAGGCCAAGCGCGACATGCTGGCGCCGCTGATCAAGCAGCACGCGCTGGCATGGGCCATCGCCGAAGCGTCGGAAGAGGAAATCGACAAGCTGAATATCCTGCAGGCCTCCATGCTGGCCATGCGGCGCGCGGTGGAAGCGCTGAGCACCGTGCCGACGCTGGCCCTGATCGACGGCAACCGCTGCCCGGTGATGAAGATCCAGAGCATCGCCATCATCGGCGGCGACGACAAGGTGGACGCCATCTCGGCCGCCTCCATTCTGGCCAAGACCGCGCGCGACGCCGCGCTGGTGCTGCTGCATGAACGTTATCCGCACTACTGCTTCGACCAGCACAAGGGCTACGGCACGGCGCTGCACCTGGCGCGCCTGCGCGAGCACGGGCCGTCGCCGGTGCATCGCCGATCGTTCGCGCCGGTGCGCGCGCTGCTGGAGGTGAACCTGTGA
- a CDS encoding FlgO family outer membrane protein, with amino-acid sequence MLKTVTRTALLALPLLVAGCSSTPKNEEGNYSTISSNQFINANYKAADTLLQQLSGKLVADKPLIVATVVNIDALEQTTTLGRLVSEQLSTRMSQGGLSMLEMKLRNSVYLKRNQGELMLTREIGEVANSHNAQAIVVGSYAETSDMVFINVKVIQPNTNFVLAGHDYVLAKEAIVRSMLQRN; translated from the coding sequence ATGCTGAAGACCGTAACGCGCACCGCGCTGCTGGCCCTGCCGCTGCTGGTGGCCGGCTGTTCCTCGACGCCGAAGAACGAGGAAGGCAATTATTCCACCATCTCCTCCAACCAGTTCATCAACGCCAACTACAAGGCCGCCGACACGCTGCTGCAGCAACTGAGCGGCAAGCTGGTGGCCGACAAGCCGCTGATCGTGGCCACCGTGGTCAACATCGACGCGCTGGAGCAGACCACCACGCTTGGCCGTCTGGTATCGGAGCAGCTGTCCACGCGCATGTCCCAAGGCGGCCTGAGCATGCTGGAGATGAAGCTGCGCAACAGCGTCTACCTCAAGCGCAACCAGGGCGAGCTGATGCTCACGCGCGAAATCGGCGAAGTGGCCAACAGCCACAATGCGCAGGCCATCGTGGTCGGCTCGTACGCGGAAACCAGCGACATGGTGTTCATCAACGTCAAGGTGATCCAGCCCAACACCAACTTCGTGCTGGCCGGCCATGACTATGTGCTGGCCAAGGAAGCCATCGTCCGCTCCATGCTGCAGCGGAATTAA
- a CDS encoding kinase/pyrophosphorylase: MTQEQRQPLPSAARTVFFVSDGTGITAETFGHSVLTQFELRFRQVRLPFIDTLDKAHDAVRKINEAFATDGQRPIIFSTLVKTELSDVIRLCKGMYMDMFQTFVAPLEQELGVKSTHTIGRSHNIVDSEEYKNRIEAINFSLAHDDGQSHKNLSSADVILVGVSRSGKTPTSLYLAMQYGIKAANYPLIPDDFERGRLPSSLYEFKSKIFGLTITPERLSEIRNERRAGSKYASLENCRYEVNEAEAMMKREGIRWLSSTTKSIEEISTTILQEIKPDRREY; this comes from the coding sequence ATGACACAAGAACAACGACAACCCCTGCCCTCCGCCGCCCGCACCGTGTTTTTCGTTTCGGACGGGACCGGCATTACGGCGGAAACCTTTGGTCACTCGGTCCTGACCCAATTCGAGCTGCGCTTCCGCCAGGTGCGGCTTCCCTTCATCGATACACTGGACAAGGCGCATGACGCGGTGCGCAAGATCAACGAAGCGTTTGCAACCGATGGTCAACGGCCGATCATCTTTTCCACCCTGGTGAAGACGGAGTTGTCGGATGTGATTCGTCTATGCAAGGGCATGTACATGGACATGTTCCAAACTTTTGTTGCTCCGCTGGAACAAGAGTTGGGCGTGAAATCGACCCATACCATCGGCCGTTCGCACAATATCGTGGACAGCGAGGAGTACAAGAACCGGATCGAGGCGATCAACTTCTCGCTGGCGCATGACGACGGACAGTCGCACAAGAATTTGTCGTCGGCGGATGTGATACTGGTGGGCGTGTCGCGCTCGGGCAAGACGCCGACCAGTTTATATCTGGCGATGCAGTATGGGATCAAGGCGGCCAATTATCCGTTGATACCGGATGATTTTGAGCGCGGCAGATTGCCGTCGTCGCTGTATGAGTTCAAGTCCAAGATTTTTGGGCTGACCATTACCCCGGAGCGCTTGAGCGAGATCCGCAACGAGCGTCGCGCGGGCAGCAAGTATGCGTCGCTGGAGAATTGCAGGTATGAGGTGAACGAGGCGGAAGCGATGATGAAGCGCGAGGGGATACGCTGGCTGTCGTCGACGACCAAGTCGATTGAAGAGATATCGACCACGATCCTGCAGGAGATTAAGCCGGATCGGCGCGAGTACTAG
- a CDS encoding FxDxF family PEP-CTERM protein produces MKAKNILKCAALAALMAAGAAQAAPVELVVNGSFETEHVDNNSWYNTPSLSGWSNTSGGIEIRNMVEGSAADGHNFVELDTTGNSDIYQLLSTTAGQYYTLTFKYADRINVPVSSQGLSVSLNDSVVSGVGTSGGGWANGSYTFLATGATRLTFTATGTSDSLGTSLDSISVTAVPEPTTYAMLLAGLGLVGFAARRRKQ; encoded by the coding sequence ATGAAAGCCAAGAATATTCTGAAATGCGCCGCACTGGCGGCCCTGATGGCAGCCGGTGCTGCGCAAGCGGCGCCGGTTGAACTGGTCGTCAACGGCAGCTTTGAAACCGAGCACGTCGACAACAACTCCTGGTACAACACGCCATCGCTGAGCGGCTGGTCCAACACCAGTGGCGGCATTGAGATCCGCAACATGGTCGAAGGCTCGGCAGCTGACGGCCACAACTTCGTCGAACTCGACACCACCGGCAATAGCGACATCTACCAACTGCTGAGCACGACGGCCGGCCAGTACTACACCCTGACCTTCAAGTATGCCGACCGCATCAACGTACCGGTCAGCTCGCAAGGCTTGAGCGTCTCCCTGAACGACAGCGTCGTCAGTGGTGTCGGCACGTCGGGCGGCGGCTGGGCCAATGGCAGCTACACCTTCCTGGCCACGGGCGCAACGAGACTGACGTTCACCGCGACCGGCACCAGCGACAGCCTGGGCACGTCGCTGGACAGCATCTCGGTGACGGCCGTACCGGAACCAACAACCTACGCCATGCTACTGGCCGGCCTGGGCCTGGTAGGCTTCGCCGCCCGCCGCCGCAAGCAATAA
- a CDS encoding NfeD family protein has product MADWSYWLAAAGLTVILELFTGTFYLLMIAIGLAAGSAAALLGLGQAVQLLVAAVVGVAATVALRRSRFGMQQQRVQAERDPNVNLDIGQTVQVPAWQDGAARVMYRGALWDVVLEAGATPGAVPAPGQYTIREVRGSRLIVAA; this is encoded by the coding sequence ATGGCTGATTGGAGCTATTGGCTGGCCGCCGCCGGCCTGACCGTCATACTTGAACTATTCACCGGCACGTTCTACCTGCTGATGATCGCCATCGGCCTGGCGGCGGGCAGTGCCGCCGCCTTGCTGGGCCTGGGCCAGGCCGTACAGCTGCTGGTGGCCGCCGTGGTCGGCGTCGCCGCCACGGTGGCGCTGCGCCGCAGCCGCTTCGGCATGCAGCAGCAGCGCGTGCAGGCCGAGCGCGATCCCAACGTCAACCTTGATATTGGCCAGACCGTGCAGGTGCCGGCGTGGCAGGATGGCGCTGCGCGCGTGATGTATCGCGGCGCGCTGTGGGATGTCGTATTGGAAGCTGGTGCCACGCCCGGGGCCGTCCCGGCGCCGGGCCAATACACGATACGCGAAGTACGCGGCAGCCGCCTGATCGTGGCCGCCTGA
- a CDS encoding paraslipin, with protein MDISIGNVTFILFILALVFVFKTINVVPQQHAWVVERLGKYHATLGPGLNIVIPFVDRIAYKHLLKEIPLDVPPQVCITKDNTQLQVDGILYFQVTDAMRASYGSSNYIAAITQLAQTTLRSVIGRMELDTTFEEREHINTTIVNAIDESAANWGVKVLRYEIKDLTPPKEILHAMQAQITAEREKRALIAASEGRQQEQVNIANGEREAQIARSEGDKKAAINRAQGQAAAIVALAEASATALRQVGAAIREPGGDEAMNLKVAEQYITAFGQLAKTNNSIIIPANLGEMSGLIATAMQVVKTQSKIIKE; from the coding sequence ATGGATATCAGCATCGGCAACGTCACCTTCATCCTGTTCATACTGGCTTTGGTGTTCGTCTTCAAGACCATCAACGTGGTGCCGCAGCAGCACGCCTGGGTGGTGGAGCGGCTCGGCAAATACCATGCTACGCTGGGGCCTGGGCTCAACATCGTGATTCCGTTTGTGGACCGCATCGCCTACAAGCACCTGTTGAAGGAAATCCCGCTGGATGTGCCGCCGCAGGTTTGCATCACCAAGGACAACACGCAGCTGCAGGTGGACGGCATCCTGTACTTCCAGGTGACGGACGCCATGCGCGCCTCCTACGGCTCGTCCAACTACATCGCCGCGATCACCCAGCTGGCGCAGACCACGCTGCGTTCCGTGATCGGCCGCATGGAACTCGACACCACCTTTGAGGAGCGCGAGCATATCAACACCACCATCGTCAACGCCATCGATGAATCGGCCGCCAACTGGGGCGTGAAAGTGCTGCGCTACGAAATCAAGGATTTGACGCCGCCGAAGGAAATCCTGCACGCGATGCAGGCGCAGATCACGGCCGAGCGCGAGAAGCGCGCCTTGATCGCGGCGTCGGAAGGCCGTCAGCAGGAGCAGGTCAACATCGCCAACGGCGAGCGTGAAGCGCAGATCGCGCGCTCGGAAGGCGACAAGAAAGCGGCCATCAACCGCGCGCAGGGCCAGGCGGCGGCCATCGTCGCTTTGGCGGAAGCCAGTGCCACGGCCTTGCGTCAAGTCGGTGCGGCGATCCGCGAGCCGGGCGGCGACGAAGCCATGAACCTCAAGGTGGCCGAGCAATACATCACTGCCTTCGGCCAGCTTGCCAAGACCAATAATTCGATTATCATACCGGCCAATCTCGGGGAGATGAGCGGCCTGATCGCAACGGCGATGCAGGTCGTCAAAACGCAAAGCAAGATCATTAAGGAATAA